Sequence from the Candidatus Atribacteria bacterium ADurb.Bin276 genome:
TCCATCGGTCAAGTCATAAAGTATCATCATAAACTCATTTCTTTTTTTCTTTTTCTCCGGTATATCCATATCTTTTCCTCCTTAGTGGTAGCTCAAATGCTAGATAACCTTTGCATTTCTCAGCTTTCACCCTGGTAGATTAAACTTCAATAAAATTCAATATTTTTTCTGCCAATTCTTTTCTCAAAATTAATGTCTTCCATAAGTCCGTGTATTTTTGTGGCAAGTAGCACACATCGCAATTAGGTTTCCCAGGTCATCTAGACCACCTGCTGTTCTATGATGTGCATTCCATCCAGGACCAAGTTTATTAGGGCATCTTCCTTTATGATGTTCGCAAATGCTCATTGTACATTCACATCGACCATCAGCCCTTTCATAAAGTTTTTTTCTAGTAGCTTCCGAGATTACCATTTTAATCCTCCTCCTTGATAGTTGATTAATATCGATAATCTACAAGTATCGAAAACTTACGGATGACACCTCTTGCACGGCACATATCCCGCCTCAACAGCATCTTCTCTGGATAAGAAAAACACTTTGTTCTTTTCTTTCATATCATCAACCGAACCGCAGTAATAATGATGGAACTTCTTACTATTTTTGTTGCCGACATAAGGAAATTCTGAATCTTCCTTTTTATTTTCAACTGGTTCTATTTCCCATATACCTCTGTTTTCTTCTCTGGTTTTTGTTTGGAGTTCTAATAATAGATCCTGATAGGTCACATTCGGCGGGATGGTCATGATCTGAGTATAACCGTTTTCAACCAACCAGGTATAGATAAATAGATCATCAAAATAAGTATATGCCAGCATGCGGTCGTACCTTTCTCGTTCCTGAACATCGAATTCAAGGTATGCTTCTTTCCCGATTACAAGATTACGATTTGCTTCAAAGGCTTCCTGGGAATAAGGATCTGGTATGCCATTCCGTAACTCGGGAGCATTGATACCGATGTACCGGATCCATTCTTCGTTAGAGAGTTCGATAGTATCACAATCGATGACTTTGGATGCCTGGTAGGTTTGAGCAATAATTGGAAGAGAGAGCAGAGTTATCAACATGAGAATAAAAAGGACTTTTTTCATTTACCTTTCCCCAGCCTTTTGAACAACTTCAAGAATTAAAGAATCGATCTGAGGAATGGTTCTTTTAGCTCCAAATATTGTTTCATAACTCATAAGCCCTCGATAAGTTCCCCAGAGTTCAATTATGTCGTCTTCTAATATTCTTTCGCCTTTATAAGAAACATATATATCATCACCCAAAAAACCAGAAAAACTTGATTTAGTATAGACTCTTATATCAAAATTGTTTTCCCTTCCTTGGATCACCTGGGCAACTTCTCCTTTAAAATAGATTGTTTCGCCCACGTAATTTTTCGAGTTTCGCATGAGCTCATCATAGGTAATAGTTTTTGCTGATGCTTTAATTTCTTCCGAGGTAAGAGATAAAGTCGTAATGGTGGTTTTTGGTCTATCGAGCTTGGGGTTGGTTGATGCGATATAGCCGACTACCATCATAAATACAAAAAACGTTAGTATTGCTCCAGCTACGGTCCAGGCAATTTTACGCTTTCGTTTTCTTTTCTTCTTTTTTTCCTCTTCCTCCTTATTTTTTTCTTCCATATAAAAATCATGGAAGGTTTTCTGATCATTCATTGTTCGTCTCCCTCCTTTTTATAGCCTTGTTTGGCATAGAATGTAAACGAAGAAATAAAGGATGTATTAAGCAACTAAGATGGTGTCGTAGGGAATAATATTGTCAGTAAAAATTTTCTCTTATTTTTACCCTCCATAAATTATTATCATACTTAAAATAAAATAAATCAATATAAAAAATCTCAGCCATTTTTTAAGCTAATAAGAGTTGGATGAAGAAACGGGTTTCTTTTTTAAAAACTAATTGACTACGAATTTATAGGGGAAAAGGAAGTATTACAATTTATTTTCCCAATATTTTATAAAAAGGCCGATTTCGTGAAATGTAGTTTGAATCCTCTCATGCTTTAATAGGGGAGGGTAGATGGGTATTTTTATTTCTTATCGATTTCAGTAAGATCTCCTTAATTTATATTACGATTGGAAAAGACATCAAATTGTTCGAGTTTGGCTTTGATTGTTTAGTTTCGACTGCAGATTGAAGAAAGCAGTGCGGTTGTTTCGACGATACGAGATATATAAATATATTAGAGAGTAATGATGACATCGGTAAAAGTATTAAAATATCTAAGTTGTTTTTTT
This genomic interval carries:
- the nucH gene encoding Thermonuclease precursor — translated: MKKVLFILMLITLLSLPIIAQTYQASKVIDCDTIELSNEEWIRYIGINAPELRNGIPDPYSQEAFEANRNLVIGKEAYLEFDVQERERYDRMLAYTYFDDLFIYTWLVENGYTQIMTIPPNVTYQDLLLELQTKTREENRGIWEIEPVENKKEDSEFPYVGNKNSKKFHHYYCGSVDDMKEKNKVFFLSREDAVEAGYVPCKRCHP